In the genome of Saccopteryx leptura isolate mSacLep1 chromosome 10, mSacLep1_pri_phased_curated, whole genome shotgun sequence, one region contains:
- the LOC136382160 gene encoding zinc finger protein 852-like, producing the protein MSSQPLPPAPLCPPGPLPCALGNPDDSMPFGLGMSLSSRSLSLQGSAADRSLSVDDTEKKWGEPALRQTALHRNCEPQTPRSLALLGETRMESSELPPRQEISKGSEPPAGTSGGLDGVVAGGPEAGEACEDAFGNPEAQPSEEEGSRLERDPLEITCEDKIKSTKDGGADDEALGEHLTLPSSPAELHALKSQKFYQCDECGKAFNRSSHLIGHQRIHTGEKPYECNECGKTFRQTSQLIVHLRIHTGEKPYECSRCGKTYRHSSHLVQHQRLHNGEKPYKCNECGKAFTQSSQLIDHQRTHTGEKPYECSECGETFIRSKSLTRHQVLHSGDKPYKCNECGKVLCSNRNLMDHERIHTGEKPYECIECGKAFSRNKCLLRHKSVHTGDKPYKCRECGKAFYQHSQLADHEQIHTGEKPFECTECGKAFSLSKCLIRHQRLHTGEKPYKCSECGKAFNQNSHLIIHQRIHTGEKPYECNECGKVFSYSSSLMVHQRTHTGEKPYKCNSCGKAFSDSSQLIVHQRVHTGEKPYECIECGKAFSQRSTFNHHQRTHTGEKHSGLFQCKFPRQRAENFELSFCCKKDVYPDSLWKPLVKVIIP; encoded by the exons ATGTCATCCCAGCCTCTCCCTCCTGCACCCCTTTGCCCACCAGGGCCCTTACCCTGTGCTCTTGGTAACCCTGATGACTCCATGCCCTTCGGGTTGGGAATGTCACTGAGCAGTAGAAGCCTGTCATTGCAGGGGTCTGCAGCGGACAGGTCCCTGTCTGTGGACGACACTGAGAAGAAGTGGGGAGAGCCGGCCCTGAGGCAGACAGCCCTGCACCGGAACTGTGAGCCGCAAACTCCCCGCAGCCTGGCCCTGCTGG GTGAGACTAGGATGGAGAGTTCAGAGTTGCCTCCAAGGCAGGAAATTTCTAAAGGATCAGAGCCACCTGCTGGGACATCAGGAGGCCTAGATGGGGTGGTGGCTGGGGGACCAGAGGCTGGAGAGGCCTGTGAAGACGCGTTCGGGAATCCGGAGGCACAGCCCTCggaggaggaagggagcagaCTGGAAAGGGACCCCTTGGAAATAACATGTGAGGATAAAATCAAATCCACCAAAGATGGAGGTGCGGACGATGAGGCACTTGGGGAACATCTGACTCTGCCTTCCAGTCCTGCAGAACTTCACGCTCTGAAGTCACAGAAATTCTATCAGTGTGATGAATGTGGCAAAGCTTTCAATCGGAGTTCACACCTCATTGGCCACCAGAGAatccacactggagagaagccctatgagtGTAACGAGTGTGGTAAGACCTTCAGGCAGACGTCTCAGCTCATAGTGCATCTCAGAATCCACACAGGGGAAAAGCCCTATGAGTGCAGCAGGTGTGGGAAGACCTATCGGCACAGCTCCCATCTCGTTCAACACCAGAGACTCCATAACGGGGAGAAACCATATAAGTGTaatgagtgtgggaaagccttcactcAGAGTTCCCAACTCATTGACCACCAGAGAACCCATACTGGGGAAAAACCTTATGAATGCAGTGAGTGTGGGGAGACCTTCATTCGGAGTAAAAGTCTTACCCGACATCAAGTACTTCACTCTGGTGATAAACCCTACAAATGTAACGAGTGTGGGAAAGTTTTATGTTCTAACAGAAATCTTATGGACCATGAGAGAATCCACACTGGGGAGAAGCCTTATGAGTGTAttgaatgtggcaaagccttcagTCGGAATAAATGTCTTCTTCGACATAAAAGCGTCCACACTGGGGATAAGCCATACAAATGTAgggagtgtgggaaagccttctaTCAGCACTCTCAACTTGCTGACCATGAGCaaattcacactggagaaaagccTTTTGAATGTACTGAGTGTGGTAAGGCATTCAGCCTGAGCAAATGTCTTATTCGACATCAGAGACTTCACACAGGCGAAAAGCCCTATaaatgcagtgagtgtgggaaagccttcaatcAAAACTCACACCTCATTATACACCAGAGAATTCACACTGGTGAGAAACCTTATGAATGTAACGAGTGTGGCAAGGTCTTCAGTTACAGCTCCAGTCTAATGGTACATCAGAgaactcatactggagagaaaccctataaatGTAACAGttgtgggaaagcctttagtgACAGCTCACAACTCATCGTGCACCAGAGAGTTCACACTGgcgagaaaccctatgaatgtattgagtgtgggaaagccttcagtcagCGTTCCACTTTCAATCACCACCAGCgaactcacactggagagaagcacTCAGGTCTGTTTCAGTGTAAGTTTCCAAGACAAAGAGCAGAGAATTTTGAATTAAGCTTTTGTTGTAAGAAGGATGTTTACCCTGATTCCCTCTGGAAACCATTAGTCAAAGTCATCATTCCCTAA